From Candidatus Cloacimonadota bacterium, the proteins below share one genomic window:
- a CDS encoding epoxyqueuosine reductase QueH, with amino-acid sequence MKKLLVHICCAPCFAAPYFHLKEEDWDIHGFWYNNNIHPYQEYQKRLQTLQKFAEEENIDLIIKDEYELEKFLRQAAFREGERCRSCYYERLKYAAIVAKKGNFDHFTTTLLYSKFQQHELIKEIGEALGKEYGVPFYYQDFRKFWKEGIELSKQKKMYRQQYCGCIYSERDRYLENRR; translated from the coding sequence GTGAAGAAGTTACTAGTTCATATCTGTTGTGCACCGTGTTTTGCAGCACCTTATTTTCATTTGAAAGAGGAAGACTGGGATATTCATGGCTTCTGGTATAACAACAATATTCATCCCTACCAGGAATATCAGAAACGACTGCAAACTTTGCAGAAATTTGCCGAAGAAGAAAATATTGACCTCATCATCAAAGATGAATATGAACTGGAAAAATTCCTGCGCCAGGCTGCTTTTAGAGAAGGTGAACGCTGCCGCAGCTGTTATTATGAACGATTGAAATATGCGGCGATCGTTGCCAAAAAGGGAAACTTCGATCATTTCACGACCACTCTTTTATACAGCAAATTTCAACAGCATGAACTGATAAAAGAAATTGGCGAAGCTCTGGGAAAAGAGTACGGTGTTCCATTTTATTATCAGGATTTCCGTAAGTTTTGGAAGGAAGGAATAGAACTTTCCAAACAAAAAAAAATGTATCGCCAGCAGTATTGCGGCTGTATTTACAGTGAAAGAGATCGTTATCTGGAAAACAGAAGATGA
- a CDS encoding DUF2905 domain-containing protein — protein sequence MKELSSLVIIIGVILILVGILIRFTPMLKYLGKLPGDIRIEKENFRFYFPITTLILISVIINVLIRIFRK from the coding sequence ATGAAAGAATTATCGAGTCTTGTAATTATTATTGGAGTTATCTTGATATTGGTGGGTATTCTGATCCGGTTTACTCCCATGTTAAAATATCTGGGAAAACTGCCTGGAGATATTCGCATTGAAAAAGAGAATTTCCGGTTTTATTTTCCCATTACAACTCTGATTTTAATAAGTGTGATAATCAATGTTTTGATCAGGATTTTCCGAAAATAG
- the panB gene encoding 3-methyl-2-oxobutanoate hydroxymethyltransferase — MNSVKTFAKMKKDNQKIVMLTAYDYPSAKYNEAAGVDIILVGDSLGMVVQGYHDTLQVTMDDMIYHTRATRRGAPNTFIAGDMPFMSYHINLEETKKNAARFIIEAGANAVKLEGGTLARIEMIRAIRDCEIPVVAHLGLTPQSIHALGGYAIQGKKQKDFELLKEQALAVQNAGAFMLVLEGIPEQLGKEISEMLKIPTIGIGAGRYTDGQVLVYHDILGMSDLEPKFLKIYARLSQTITESIKSYYGDVKKGSFPAEEHVYKPIK, encoded by the coding sequence ATGAACAGTGTGAAGACCTTTGCTAAAATGAAAAAAGATAATCAGAAGATCGTGATGCTTACTGCCTATGATTATCCTTCTGCCAAATATAACGAGGCGGCAGGAGTTGATATCATCCTGGTTGGAGACAGCCTGGGCATGGTTGTTCAGGGATATCATGATACTCTGCAGGTAACCATGGACGATATGATCTATCATACCAGGGCCACCAGAAGAGGAGCTCCCAATACGTTTATTGCCGGAGATATGCCGTTCATGTCCTATCACATAAATCTGGAAGAAACCAAGAAAAATGCTGCCAGGTTCATTATCGAAGCAGGAGCAAATGCTGTAAAACTGGAAGGCGGAACTCTAGCCAGGATCGAAATGATCAGGGCAATTAGAGATTGTGAAATTCCGGTGGTGGCTCATCTGGGTCTTACTCCTCAATCTATCCATGCTCTGGGCGGTTATGCTATTCAGGGCAAGAAGCAAAAGGATTTTGAGCTTCTGAAAGAACAGGCTCTGGCCGTGCAGAATGCAGGTGCGTTCATGTTGGTTCTGGAAGGTATTCCCGAACAACTGGGCAAAGAGATCTCCGAAATGCTGAAAATTCCCACAATCGGCATCGGAGCTGGACGTTACACAGACGGGCAGGTTCTGGTCTATCACGATATTTTAGGAATGTCTGATCTGGAACCGAAGTTTTTGAAGATTTATGCCAGACTTTCCCAGACCATAACGGAAAGTATAAAAAGCTATTATGGTGATGTTAAAAAAGGCAGCTTTCCTGCTGAAGAACATGTTTATAAACCAATAAAATAA